From the Besnoitia besnoiti strain Bb-Ger1 chromosome Unknown contig00031, whole genome shotgun sequence genome, the window cctagctatgatctttatgttcttaatgcctgctttgtacggaggatatggtaacttctttgtaccaatatatattggtggttcggaagtcgttttcccaagaactaacgcgatctcctattttctaagtaccattagtgaactcttttggtctgat encodes:
- a CDS encoding uncharacterized protein (encoded by transcript BESB_050960); this translates as MIFMFLMPALYGGYGNFFVPIYIGGSEVVFPRTNAISYFLSTISELFWSDPKYAVS